A portion of the Juglans microcarpa x Juglans regia isolate MS1-56 chromosome 1D, Jm3101_v1.0, whole genome shotgun sequence genome contains these proteins:
- the LOC121236120 gene encoding uncharacterized protein LOC121236120 — protein MRIRKNAKLSPLWFSHPSAPEALQTHVCQLNQSPWDAISFAQDSHQFEGEDSFTGNASLGDSVGADESVASMMDAVAAKAEDMAMDDNDMVEKRAKVIEHGEERMRGNEFELQKGEKSSCCQKTDGKGWQCRNEAKEGQSLCEHHLNLLRSYNNSNLSFRRSAPAAAAAAAAAAAAGARRARARAAKKAGSSSNPYEFYYYSGFGPLWGRKRGHRGGGGADARIGKHIEPKRVDSNATTTTTITTTTSTASISNTSQSTPSSSQLDNNEDFEYVDDEDYDDDDEDEAANGDSGKKRMRKPVKARSLKSLM, from the exons ATGAGGATCCGCAAGAACGCGAAGCTCTCACCCCTCTGGTTCTCTCACCCTTCAGCTCCCGAGGCTCTTCAGACGCACGTGTGCCAGCTCAACCAGTCGCCCTGGGATGCGATTTCCTTCGCCCAAGACTCGCACCAG TTCGAAGGAGAAGACAGCTTCACGGGAAATGCGAGCCTCGGCGATTCTGTTGGAGCTGACGAGAG TGTTGCGTCGATGATGGACGCGGTGGCAGCAAAGGCCGAGGATATGGCTATGGACGATAATGATATGGTCGAGAAGCGAGCGAAAGTGATTGAGCATGGCGAAGAAAGGATGAGGGGGAACGAATTTGAGTTGCAGAAGGGAGAAAAGAGCTCCTGCTGCCAGAAAACCGACGGAAAGGGTTGGCAGTGTAGGAACGAGGCAAAAGAAGGGCAATCCTTGTGCGAACATCACTTGAACCTTCTTAGGTCTTACAATAACAGCAACCTTAGTTTCAGGAGATCAGCCCCAGCAGCTGCAGCAGCTGCTGCTGCGGCCGCGGCCGCTGGTGCTCGTCGCGCGAGAGCTCGCGCCGCGAAGAAGGCTGGTTCCTCCTCCAACCCTTACGAATTCTATTACTATTCTGGGTTCGGCCCGCTGTGGGGAAGAAAAAGAGGCCatcgaggaggaggaggagcagaCGCGAGGATCGGCAAGCACATCGAACCCAAACGTGTCGACAGCAACgccactactactactactattacTACTACAACAAGCACTGCATCCATCAGTAACACTTCTCAAAGCACTCCTTCCTCCTCGCAACTCGATAACAATGAGGATTTCGAGTACGTGGACGACGAAGActacgacgacgacgacgaagaCGAGGCCGCAAACGGCGATAGCGGGAAGAAGCGGATGAGGAAGCCGGTGAAAGCTCGATCGTTGAAGTCTCTGATGTAG